In Daphnia pulex isolate KAP4 chromosome 7, ASM2113471v1, one genomic interval encodes:
- the LOC124196727 gene encoding ubiquitin domain-containing protein UBFD1-like yields MEEKQDILEELTLPGNVTAKDVEFKVVFNKKKYDVIFNLDSTIAQLKEHLHTIIGVPKEMQKLMVKGLAHDDKSLRDSGIISGSKVMVIGSTFDDVLALSHQTATWIPEDKLKPASAIKEPLCHQKIHKKVLDKGLPEDVMPGVKNAKEGLPPHPLNGMCSRGKVRLTFKMENDQIWIGTKERTEKISMSSIKTIVNEPIEGHEEYHIIGIQLGPTEASRYWIYWIPCQYVDAIKETILGKWHYF; encoded by the exons ATGGAGGAAAAACAAGACATTCTTGAAGAATTAACACTTCCAGGCAATGTTACTGCAAAAGATGTGGAATTTAAGGTAgtttttaacaaaaagaaatatgatgTTATCTTCAATCTGGATTCCACAATTGCTCAGTTAAAGGAACATTTGCACACCATCATTG gtgtaccaaaagaaatgcaaaaacTCATGGTCAAAGGCCTTGCTCATGATGACAAATCCTTAAGAGATTCTGGAATTATTTCAGGATCGAAAGTTATGGTCATTGGGTCAACATTTGATGATGTTTTAGCTCTCTCTCATCAAACAGCAACA TGGATCCCTGAAGATAAATTGAAACCAGCAAGTGCTATTAAAGAACCATTGTGTCATCagaaaatacataaaaaagttttggacAAAGGACTACCTGAGGATGTTATGCCTGGTGTTAAGAATGCCAAA gaAGGATTACCACCTCATCCATTGAATGGGATGTGCAGCCGAGGCAAAGTAAGATTGACATTCAAGATGGAAAATGACCAAATCTGGATAG gaacaaaagaaaggaCAGAGAAAATCAGCATGTCATCAATAAAAACCATTGTGAATGAGCCAATAGAAGGACATGAAGAATACCACATTATT GGAATTCAGCTTGGTCCTACTGAAGCTTCAAGATATTGGATCTATTGGATACCATGTCAATATGTGGATGcaataaaagaaactatttTAGGGAAGTGGcattatttttga